Part of the Thiohalophilus sp. genome is shown below.
CGACCATTCTCACCGGCATCGACACCTTGCCTGAATCCATTTTGTTCTATCGACAGCAGCTGCAATGGCTGGGCGGGATGGGGATCATCGTACTGGCGGTGGCCATCATGCCTATGCTTGGGATCGGCGGCATGCAGTTGTATCGCGCCGAAACCCCCGGCCCGGTCAAGGACACCAAGATCACCCCCCGCATCACCGAAACCGCCAAGGCACTGTGGTATATCTATTTGAGCCTGACTGTACTCTGTGCCGCAGGCTACTGGCTGGCGGGTATGAATCTGTTCGATGCGATTGGCCACAGTTTTTCCACCGTCGCAATCGGTGGTTTTTCCACCCACGATGCCAGCATGGGCTATTTTATCGACAAGCCCATGATTGAGGTGGTGGCAATCATTTTCATGTTCTTATCCGGTATTAACTTCGCCCTGCATTTTGCCGCCTGGCGCTATCGCTCAGTAGCATCTTACTTTGTTGATCCCGAATTCAGGGCTTATGTTCTTATCCTGCTAGTAGTTGCATTGGTTACTGTATTTTACCTGTATTACGAGGGCGTCTTCGACGGCATCGAACGCAGCCTGCTGCATGGGATATTCCAGACCGTCTCCATCGGCACCACCACCGGCTTCACCACCCACCAATATCATCTGTGGCCCGGCTTTTTGCCGGTGCTGCTGTTGTTCGTCAGTTTTGTCGGCGCCTGTGCCTGGTCCACCGGCGGCGGTATGAAGGTGATTCGCTTTCTGCTGCTAATCAAGCAGGGCTCACGCGAAATTATGCGGATTATTCATCCCAACGCCGTAATCCCCATCAAAATCGGCGGCAAACCTGTCTCCCCCCGGATCATTGATTCCATCTGGGGTTTCTTCTCCGCCTATGTGGCCGTGTTTGCTATTATGCTGCTGATCCTGATGATGACCGGACTGGATCAGATCACCGCCTTTTCCGCCGTCGCCGCCACCATGAACAACCTTGGTCCGGGGCTGGGTGAGGTGGGTAGCAACTATGCCTCTCTAAGCGATAGCGCCAAATGGATTCTCTGTTTTGCCATGCTGCTCGGTCGCCTCGAAATCTTCACCCTGCTTGTTCTACTGACTCCCGCCTTCTGGCGCCGCTAATCAAATATTCAAACAATCCAGAATTCAAAATTAAACATTCAAAATTCAAAATTTCCGCATGCTCTCTGCGGTAATACATTATTGTTTTTTGTTTTATCTCCCCCTATCCTTGTGCCATGTCCATGATTAACAACCTCGAAAAAATGCTCACCGACGGCCAGGACAGTCTGTTGCTGCGGTTCGGGCTTGGCCAGGCCTACCTGAAGGAACAACAACCCGCCAACGCTATCCCACATCTACAGCGCGCCCTGCAGTTCGATGGTGACTACTCGGCCGCATGGAAACTGCTGGGCCAGGCCCATGCCGACAGCGGCGATCACCAGCAGGCGATCGCCACCTATGAAAAGGGCATCGAAGTGGCGGAAAAGAAAGGCGACATGCAAGCCGCCAAGGAAATGCGGGTTTTTCTCAAGCGACTGCTGAAAGAGTAGGCTGTAGAATTAAAAATAAGTGTGCCAATCTGGCTGCTCTCGGCCAGGAGCAGACATTCAACGCCCACATAAAAGGCGCGAGCTTGCGAGCGTCCGTCGACCGAAGGGAGCGAAGTTAATGTGATTGTTAAGTTCCATTCTTCGACTTAATCTTCTCGCATATTATTTCGATCTCGTCATTATGAGGATACAGTGCCGTTTTCGGAATAGCATGAAAATCTTTATTCCAGAAGCCTTTTTTCGGTATTTCAAACTTGGCTATTAGTCTCCTACCAAAATCGAGAAACGGCTGCTTCCTTTTAACACGGGATGGAAATGAGCCCAGCAAGTATCCTTCTTGGAAATGAGGACGCAATGCTTCAGCTGGGCATGCACTTAGCAACCTTACGTTTAACAACTCTTCCTCTGTTGAGTAGGAAATGGTTCCGTTCGGGTATGGAAAGGCAAAAACAAATATATTGGCAGTATCGACTGCATCATTTAGAGCAAAGGAAGCTGCCACGCGAAGTGAATGAGTAAAATCCAACAAAGGAGTTTGGCAAACCTCATAGTGCTGAAGAATCGACCATGGTAATTCAGGGAATTTCTTCAACTTATTGATGCTATCAATATCTAACTCATCTAGTTTTATAAGCAGGTCATTAGTGCACTTTTCTAGTTTATTGTATCTTTCTTCTAGCTCTCTTGTAGACAACGAGCGACCCGGTGATCTGAAAAGCGTGGGATAGAATGAACTTGAGCCAGAATTTAGCTTGTAGTCTTTGAGTTGCCCGCGGAAAAATAGACTATAATCCGGATTGTGATTTGCAATTTTTGCTACAGCTTGGACCAATTCTCTAAAGCTAAAGATTTTGGCGGGAATACTTTCACGAATTTCCTTGTTCGTGAATTGTACCCCACTAACAAACGACAGGTGACACCATAGTTTTGTGTTGCCGAGATTTCTCAACTTATCTCCTGATTAAGCACTTAACGACTAAGCTGAGGGGCGCATGCCGCATCGCGGCGCGCGCACCAGACAAGCGCGTTGTTATGCGTAATTTTTACTATGAACGCATTTTGTGAGACCACTCTTTAATATCTCTTTGTTCATTTTTAATAAGTCGAACTCGCCACAGGAAATCAGAAAGTAATATTGCCACCTCAGCACTAAACCGCGCTTTTGCATCAGAAGTTTCTTTATGCTCCTCTGGGCCTAACCACGGCAAGTTATTACACAGGTCTATGATTTTTTGTGTTTTAAAACTTACACCTTTCCAACTATGGCCGAATTCATTACGTATTTTTCTTATTATATTTAGTTCGCTAAATTCATTATCTTGTATAAGACCAAGAGAATATGCTGCTTTAATGCGTGCTGAGTAGGTGCCGATCGGGGCGTTAAAGCCAAATAGCAGATCGTCTGTTTCTTTTACCTCAGCGAAAAATGCTTTTAGCATTTCACCTAACCTCTCATCGAGATATGCTCCTGCCGTTAGTACGGCACCCCGATCACTCTCGCCGTTAAATTCTGCTAAGAATTCTGATAGTTCCTTTATCTCAGGCTCTGTTTTTTTCATGGTTGTTTATTATTGTTGCGCATAAAGTAAATGGGGTCGGTAACAAACGAGAAGCATTTTCATTAGTATTTATCGCCTTCCCATTTCCTGCAATGCCGCTCTGCGTCGGTCAGCGCCCATCAGAATTTGTCGCATACTTGGTGATCCTGTCACCACCGGGAGAACCGACCATGACCTACCGTACCGAGTTTCCACATTACGCTGGACCCTGGAACAAGGGTAGATTAGTTGGCCTGAAGCCGCCACTGAAAATCCGTGAAATCTCGGCAATCCGTATCCGCCTTCAGTAGGCTACAAGGTGAGAGAACTGGCCCTATTCAATCTAGCCCTGGACAGCAAATTGCGCAGCTGTGACCTCGTCAGGCTCAGGGTGCGAGACATCGCTCACGGCACCCAGGTATCTAAACGCGCCATGATCCTGCAACAGAAGACGCAACAGCCCGTTCAATTCGAAATAACCGAGCAGACTCGTCAGGCACTTTCGGCCTGGATCGACCAGTCACAACTGTCCAGTGGCGATTATCTCTTCCCGAGTCGGATGAAGAGATCGCCGCATCTTTCAACCCGACAATATGCGCGGATCGTGCGATCGTGGATTGCCGATATTGGGTTGGATCCAGCTGACTATGGGACGCACTCGCTACGACGTACCAAGGCGACATTAATCTATCGACGCACGAAGAATCTTCGGGCGATTCAACTGCTACTCGGTCATACCAAGCTGGAGAGCACCGTTCGCTACCTGGGTATCGAAGTGGATGACGCGCTAGAGCTGGCGGAACAAACTGAGATCTAATCGGAGCTGGTCGGTGAGTAGCCAGGTACGGTCACTTACCGGCCAGAAGCCGACATTCAACTACAAAATATGCAACGCGGCTTTGCCGTGTCCGAGAGAGCAATAGCGAACGACATGATTTTCTTGTTAGGCATTATTTTTCTCTTCTAAATATGCTGCCATCATTTCCCAATCTTCAGAGATATTCTTTAAACCTCTTTTATTTTGGGATTGTTGTGAAGGATGGGCTTGAAAGAATACTTTTGATTTGTCTGCAAAGAAAGATTGCATAACCGCCTCTTCCATATTCTATCAAAGGGTTAGAGCGCTTGAAATATAAGATTGTCAGACTTCAAGTGCTCTGACCCCATGATCCTCTCATGATCGCTCGCTGCCCACGTACTCACTGAAAAGTCGCTCAATTTGAGTCTCCAGCAATATTTGGTTGCAACGCTCTAGAAAGGAGTAAACTTCTAACAATAGAAATACGTTATCTTTAATGCTGTAGTAATTTATGGGCTCTTGAAGGTCACGAAGCCTATCCGTGTATGACTGTAGCTTTATATATTCTATGGCTTCTGAAAGCCCTTTTGACTCGAAATCTTTTAACGTCGCTTCAATTTCAAAAGGCGCCAACTCAGTATACAAGCCAGAAATTCCAGAAAAACTGTCAACAATCTTACTTGTCGAATCACCTTCATCGTAGTCACTAGAAGCAGCAGACATTCCTAGCAATTGACTCAGCGCGCGGTTGAGCTCTTCATGGCTCATTGAGAGCTTCGCTTGCCTTTCCTTGTAATAATCAAACAAATGTTCTCGGGCTTTGAACTCATGGCCTTTCGTTATTTCCTGTAACTTTATTTCATACTGGATCTTAGTGGCTTTGTAGGTAGCGAAAGCAGCAATTATAGCTGGACCAAGAATCTTTATCGCGTCTAGAGATACCGTCTCTATAAGTCTAACCACTTCCGCATCCATATCCGATTTCCTATACGTATAACGTTAATGCTATGCAGCGCGACGACAAAAGCGTCCGAACGAGCGCATTGTTATACGCTCATTGCTTTACTGATTGATTACAATAAGGATGAGTAAGCTGTGTATTATCGGAGGCACCCAAGCCACCATCCCTCACTCGCTCTATATGATCGTATGGAATCAAAGGGCTTTGATCCCTTAAATTCCGATATGATATAGGTATAACGACATCAGGTTCCTCTAGGTGCAGCCATATGCTTCCCCTCGAATTGCCGAACCCGACGTTCCGGTTGATTTAGTGACAATATGTACAGTATTAGCACCCATATCCGCTGCTCGATTACGAATTTCTCGCATTGCATTTTCCTCCGCCGCACCTTGGCCTGCAAGACCGCCATTAAAATGATCAGTGCCTTTTACTTGCCCTACGTATGAACAGTTGCGAACAACATCAGGATTAGATGTAAGTCTCACTTTAGAGCCTTCTGGCGACAAACTTACCGTAATGCAACCCGTTAGCAACAAAGCAACCATCAAGAATGGAACTATAATTATTTTCATAGACTAATACTCCTAAAAATCACCAAACTAAATTGGAACCAGTACACAATATCATTGTAAATGGAGTCAATGACATACTAGAAATATTTCATTAGTGTTTATCGCTGCCTCATTGCCTGCAATGGTCGCGGTAGGAATACCGGTTACCCAGTACCCCCCGCGCAGATCCCAGCGTGCGCTACTAACGCACTGGGCTCCTCCCTCGAGTACGAACGTCAAAGCGGTAACAAGGATGAGGATGTAGCAACCGGATTTTAGGAAAGAAACGAGTGGTGATACGCATGAATTTATTCCAACTCATAAAAGCTTTTTGGCTTCGAGATCTAATACGTTGTAGCCAAAGTCGGCGCACTTCGCTATAGAAAAGCCAAATGCTAGAGTCATTTCCCGACACCGAAAAGTAATTCAAGTGGCCTTGTAGCACCCTTTGAATCCATTTTCCCGTCTTGGGAATTGAATCATGCCATCGCCTGCGCAACTCTGCTTTAATAAGCTTCAGCGTTGCACGCATACGCTTTTTGATCGTCTTACGCCCAATAACAAACGCGCCGTTCTTTCTAGACCGCGTACAGAAATGCGTAAAACCAAGGAAGTCGAATGTTTCCGGCTTCCTTTCACCTAAACGCTTCCTATTCTGTATCGCATACCTTCCGAAACGGATCAGCCTCGTTTTATCTGGGTGTAAGACCAAATCAAACGCTTTCAAACGTTCCTTAACGTCAACCAGAAATGACTGCGCAACGTGTTCGTGTTCAAAACCAAACACACAGTCATCTGCATAACGTACAACGATCATATCACCGTTGGCCTGTTGGCGGCGCCATTTTTGACTCCACAAATCGAGCACATAATGCAGGTAAATGTTCGCAAGAATAGGCGAAATTACCGCTCCTTGCGGCGCTCCCTGATCACTGCTCTCTCTATGATGGCCATTCATGACACCCACTTTCAGCCACTTCGCGATAAGTCGAAGCAGTCGTTTGTCTCCGATTCGGTGTTGGAGAAATCGCATCATCCAATCATGGTTCATGGCATCAAAGAACTTCTGAATATCTGCGTCCAACACCCAATTCACTCGCTTTCTATAGATCCCGGTACTAAGAGCATCTAGCGCATCATGTTGGCTACGCCCTCGACGGAATCCATATGAGAATCCCATGAAGTTATCCTCAAAGATCGCTTCCAGCACATAAACCACAGCTTGTTGGACTATCTTATCCTCCAGGCATAAGATACTCAGAGGTCTTTCTGAACCATCTGCCTTTGGGATCATTGTCCGCCTGGCAGGTTGGGCTCGGTAGTTACCTTTGTGTATCCGGTTATGAAGATTTGTAAGCTGATCAGAAAGGTTTTCCCCATAGGACCGCCACGTCACACCATCAATCCCCGGAGCAGAGTTTCTTTTTAGTGCAAAATAGCTTTGCTCCAGGAGTTCCACGCTGATGTGATGTAGCAATGCTGTGAACTGTCCATCCTTCCTTGATGAGACTGTAAATAATTCTGTGTAACTGCCCGCTTAGAACTGCTCCGGCATTCTGTCCGGGAATTCAATCATAAAGCGATTGAGCGCGTTCTTCCAATGGTGAATGGGCATGGTCCATTTTTTCGATGCCGCCTGGATGGCCAGGTAGACGACCTTGAGGGCGGATTCATCGTTAGGGAAAACCTTGCGATTTTTGACCGCCTTGCGGATCACGCTGTTCAGTGATTCGATGGCGTTGGTCGTGTAGATCACCCGACGGATGTCATCCGGATAGTCGAACAGGGTAATCAGGTTGGGCCAGTGTCGCCGCCAGCTGGCACTGATCGACGGGAACTGATCATCCCAGCGAGCCGCAAAGGCGTCGAGCTCCTGCTCGGCTTCGGCCACCGTCAGGGAGGTGTAGATCTTTTTCAAATCCGCGGCGACCGCCTTGCGCTGTTTCCAGGCCACGAACTTCAGCGAGTTGCGCACCATGTGGACGATACACAGCTGGATTTTTGTTTTGGGGTAGACGGTATTGATCGCCTCGGGGAAGCCGGTCAGACCGTCCACGGCGGCGATAAAGATATCCCGGACACCCCGCTGCTGGAGTTCGGTCAACACGGACAACCAGAACTTAGCCCCCTCGTTCTCATTGAGCCAGAGCCCCAGCAGTTCTTTCTGGCCGTCCAGGTTGATACCCA
Proteins encoded:
- a CDS encoding TrkH family potassium uptake protein encodes the protein MHLLVIQRILGILLMIFSLAMLPPLVTSVIYLDVTFEAFFYSFAVILISGIVLWLPVKNRKQELRTRDGFLVVALFWTTLSLFGAIPFILAPQPDISITDAIFESFSGLTTTGSTILTGIDTLPESILFYRQQLQWLGGMGIIVLAVAIMPMLGIGGMQLYRAETPGPVKDTKITPRITETAKALWYIYLSLTVLCAAGYWLAGMNLFDAIGHSFSTVAIGGFSTHDASMGYFIDKPMIEVVAIIFMFLSGINFALHFAAWRYRSVASYFVDPEFRAYVLILLVVALVTVFYLYYEGVFDGIERSLLHGIFQTVSIGTTTGFTTHQYHLWPGFLPVLLLFVSFVGACAWSTGGGMKVIRFLLLIKQGSREIMRIIHPNAVIPIKIGGKPVSPRIIDSIWGFFSAYVAVFAIMLLILMMTGLDQITAFSAVAATMNNLGPGLGEVGSNYASLSDSAKWILCFAMLLGRLEIFTLLVLLTPAFWRR
- a CDS encoding tetratricopeptide repeat protein: MSMINNLEKMLTDGQDSLLLRFGLGQAYLKEQQPANAIPHLQRALQFDGDYSAAWKLLGQAHADSGDHQQAIATYEKGIEVAEKKGDMQAAKEMRVFLKRLLKE
- a CDS encoding FRG domain-containing protein, producing MRNLGNTKLWCHLSFVSGVQFTNKEIRESIPAKIFSFRELVQAVAKIANHNPDYSLFFRGQLKDYKLNSGSSSFYPTLFRSPGRSLSTRELEERYNKLEKCTNDLLIKLDELDIDSINKLKKFPELPWSILQHYEVCQTPLLDFTHSLRVAASFALNDAVDTANIFVFAFPYPNGTISYSTEEELLNVRLLSACPAEALRPHFQEGYLLGSFPSRVKRKQPFLDFGRRLIAKFEIPKKGFWNKDFHAIPKTALYPHNDEIEIICEKIKSKNGT
- a CDS encoding MltR family transcriptional regulator, coding for MKKTEPEIKELSEFLAEFNGESDRGAVLTAGAYLDERLGEMLKAFFAEVKETDDLLFGFNAPIGTYSARIKAAYSLGLIQDNEFSELNIIRKIRNEFGHSWKGVSFKTQKIIDLCNNLPWLGPEEHKETSDAKARFSAEVAILLSDFLWRVRLIKNEQRDIKEWSHKMRS
- a CDS encoding DUF4156 domain-containing protein; this encodes MKIIIVPFLMVALLLTGCITVSLSPEGSKVRLTSNPDVVRNCSYVGQVKGTDHFNGGLAGQGAAEENAMREIRNRAADMGANTVHIVTKSTGTSGSAIRGEAYGCT
- the ltrA gene encoding group II intron reverse transcriptase/maturase codes for the protein MELLEQSYFALKRNSAPGIDGVTWRSYGENLSDQLTNLHNRIHKGNYRAQPARRTMIPKADGSERPLSILCLEDKIVQQAVVYVLEAIFEDNFMGFSYGFRRGRSQHDALDALSTGIYRKRVNWVLDADIQKFFDAMNHDWMMRFLQHRIGDKRLLRLIAKWLKVGVMNGHHRESSDQGAPQGAVISPILANIYLHYVLDLWSQKWRRQQANGDMIVVRYADDCVFGFEHEHVAQSFLVDVKERLKAFDLVLHPDKTRLIRFGRYAIQNRKRLGERKPETFDFLGFTHFCTRSRKNGAFVIGRKTIKKRMRATLKLIKAELRRRWHDSIPKTGKWIQRVLQGHLNYFSVSGNDSSIWLFYSEVRRLWLQRIRSRSQKAFMSWNKFMRITTRFFPKIRLLHPHPCYRFDVRTRGRSPVR
- a CDS encoding IS256 family transposase, with the translated sequence MSRRTKTKTDLDPQLEELVKAVKTPEQLAALTQQLQQKAFEAMLEGEMTDHLGYPKHATAGHNTGNSRNGYSAKTLKGEQGALTLDVPRDRNGEFEPLIIPKGQTRLPMFNDKILALYSRGMSTRDIVAMLLELYGVEVSPTLISQVTAQVIEEVQQWQCRPLDEIYPIVYLDCIHIKIRQDKRVSNKAIYLALGINLDGQKELLGLWLNENEGAKFWLSVLTELQQRGVRDIFIAAVDGLTGFPEAINTVYPKTKIQLCIVHMVRNSLKFVAWKQRKAVAADLKKIYTSLTVAEAEQELDAFAARWDDQFPSISASWRRHWPNLITLFDYPDDIRRVIYTTNAIESLNSVIRKAVKNRKVFPNDESALKVVYLAIQAASKKWTMPIHHWKNALNRFMIEFPDRMPEQF